The following DNA comes from Heliangelus exortis chromosome 2, bHelExo1.hap1, whole genome shotgun sequence.
TTCTTCTTTGGAGGAGCCATCATCCATCTCTGGTGCTGATGCCTTGTCCTGGTTGGAAGGCTTGACTGCAATTAGCAATTTCCTGTctgtagtttcttttttcttgatgaGAGTGGTGACAACCATCATTAACTGCTCCAAGGCCAATGTCCCTGCACAgtacagctccagcagctccttcctcttctcctcatGGATGTGGTCAGAGAAGAGCAGGTCCCACAGGGACACCTTCCTGCCCTGGAACCCATCCACTGACATCTCAACAGTGGTGGACCTCAGGGTGTCCTCCCAGgtcctctcctcctgcaggtGGGAGTGCTCATCCCCTGGGTCTGTCACCTCTGCTCCTGAGCTGCTCTCATTGACCAGTTCCTTGGCccttgctgcttctgccttggTGACAATGGTGGTAACCACAGTTTTCACCTGCTCCAGGGTCAGCTCTCCTGCCTGgtacagctccagcagctcctttctGTTCTCCTCAGGGATGTGCTTGGAGTGGAGCAGATCCCACACAGAGACCTTGTGGCCCCGCAGCTCCCCCACATCCATGTCAACAGTCGTGGTTTTCAAAGCTGTTTCCCATGATTCTTCTTTGGAGGAGCCATCATCCACCTCTGGTGCTGATGCCCTGTCCTGGTTGGAAGGCTTGACTGCAATCAGGAATTTTCTGTTTGtagattcttttttcttgatgaGGGTGGTGACAACAGCTTCCATCTGCTCCAGAGTCAACAGCCTCTCATGgtacagctccagcagctcctgcctcttctCCTCATGGATGTAGTTGGAGAGGAGCAGGTCCCATAGGGAGACCTGCCTGCCCTGGAGCTCACCAGCTGGCACATCGATGGTGGTAGACTTCAAGATGTTATCCAGTTGCACTGAGAAATCATCTCcattttcctctgcctgtgtcACCACCTTGGGTGGACTCCTGGAGCTTGCCCTGAGGGCGGCATTTGCGGCGTCTGTTCTGTTGATGATGTTGGTGACCACAGTGGCCACCTGCTCTGTGGTCAGTATCCCTGCTCTgtacagctccagcagctcctgacgCCTCCCTTGAGGGACGTGCTTGGAGAAGAGCAGATCCAGCAAGGAGACGTTTTGTCCCTGGAACTCACCCACGGTGACGTGGATGGTTGCAGACTTCAAGGATTTCCTCAACTGTTGCTCTTGGGAGTGTGGATCCTGAGCTGGTTGCGGTGCTTCCACCTCAGTGTTGGGCGTGACTGTGGATGAGCCCGGACCCCCCTTCTCCATCTCAGCCCCGGTGATGATGGCGGTGAGGATGGTGATCAATTCCGGGATGGTCACTGTCCCCGCCTGGTGCTTCCTCAGCAGTTCCTCTCTCTGGTGGTTGGGGACGTAGCGGGAGAAGAGGAGCTCCCAGAGGGTGAGGCTCTGTCCCTGGAAGAGCCCCAGGCTGAGGGTGGTGCGGGCGTTCTGCAGCGCTTGGCGGGCCTCCTCGGGCAGCTGGTAGAGCACCGAGCCCTTGTCCATCAGCTGGAGCATCAGCAGCCCCGTGTCCGGGTCGGGGACGCAGCGGCGCAGGAGCTGCATGTAGGTGAGGTTCTCGTGGGTGTTGGGGTCgaagcagcttctgctttgATTCTCGGGGTTAGAAAGAAactggaacatctcctggtcGAAGTAGCCCCTCTCGTAGGCCACCTCCACGGGGACGCGGTGGCTGTGCACGGGGTCGATGATGCCGCCGGTGGCCACTTGGGCCTCCAGCAGGCGGACGGCGTGTTCCTTGACAATGAACTCCTTCTCCATGGCTTGGAAGAGGTTGATCTTCTCCCCCGTGTAGGGCTCTGTGTACCCCGTCACGGCCCCTTCAGCTGACAGCAGCTTCTCATAAAAATCTCTGCCGATGAGTCCCGCGCTCAGCGCCTCCTTCACTGACAGCTTCTGGTTCCTCACGGGGTCGGTGAGGAAGCCTGAAGCAGCCTGggcctccagcagcaccagggccGTCCCTGGTGTCAGCAGCCCCCTCACCATGGCGTCATAGATGCTCAGCTTCTTATTCATGGCCTGGATGAAGACCCCAGCGATGAAGTTACTCCCACCCCAACTCATCTCCTTGTGTCCACCAGCAGTCAGGGTGCTCCCTGTGTCCTTTGGGTTGTCCTTCTCAGGGTGTCCATTCATCTTCTCCATTCCTGGCACACTCTGTCTGCTCTGGGGAACTCTCTTCCtctgaggaaagggaaaggaacgACTTGGTAAGACACAGGTTCTGCTGCAGTGTCTGTGGTGTGTGTGAATCCACAGAGAATccttctggttggaaaagacctttaagatcttTGAGTCCAACCATTTGTCCAGCACTACCAAGGCCACCCCCAagtccctcatccccacatccccaggggtttctctgaaacccctccagggatgatggggactccagccctgccctgggcagcctgggccaggccctgacaaccctttccagggagaaattcttccccagctccaacctaaacctcccctggcaccacttgagttgtgccaaaagttcctcttggcccatcccttgttccttgggagcagagcctgaccccccctggctccaacctcctctcagggggttgcagagagccagaaggtctcccctcagcctcctctgctccaggatcaacacccccagggccctcagctgctcctcacaacttctccagacccttctccttctgctccacacccttccccacctccattcccttctctggacacccccagcccctccagggcccttttctcacccaaa
Coding sequences within:
- the LOC139793625 gene encoding epiplakin-like; translation: MEKMNGHPEKDNPKDTGSTLTAGGHKEMSWGGSNFIAGVFIQAMNKKLSIYDAMVRGLLTPGTALVLLEAQAASGFLTDPVRNQKLSVKEALSAGLIGRDFYEKLLSAEGAVTGYTEPYTGEKINLFQAMEKEFIVKEHAVRLLEAQVATGGIIDPVHSHRVPVEVAYERGYFDQEMFQFLSNPENQSRSCFDPNTHENLTYMQLLRRCVPDPDTGLLMLQLMDKGSVLYQLPEEARQALQNARTTLSLGLFQGQSLTLWELLFSRYVPNHQREELLRKHQAGTVTIPELITILTAIITGAEMEKGGPGSSTVTPNTEVEAPQPAQDPHSQEQQLRKSLKSATIHVTVGEFQGQNVSLLDLLFSKHVPQGRRQELLELYRAGILTTEQVATVVTNIINRTDAANAALRASSRSPPKVVTQAEENGDDFSVQLDNILKSTTIDVPAGELQGRQVSLWDLLLSNYIHEEKRQELLELYHERLLTLEQMEAVVTTLIKKKESTNRKFLIAVKPSNQDRASAPEVDDGSSKEESWETALKTTTVDMDVGELRGHKVSVWDLLHSKHIPEENRKELLELYQAGELTLEQVKTVVTTIVTKAEAARAKELVNESSSGAEVTDPGDEHSHLQEERTWEDTLRSTTVEMSVDGFQGRKVSLWDLLFSDHIHEEKRKELLELYCAGTLALEQLMMVVTTLIKKKETTDRKLLIAVKPSNQDKASAPEMDDGSSKEESWETALKTTTVDMDVGELRGHKVSVWDLLHSKHIPEENRKELLELYQAGELTLEQVKTVVTTIVTKAEAARAKELVNESSSGAEVTDPGDEHSHLQEERTWEDTLRSTTVEMSVDGFQGRKVSLWDLLFSDHIHEEKRKELLEQYQAGVLPTQELISTISTIVTDARDRDLSALPQKTVDLLRSEGSYITCGQFQEQQVSIWELLSTKQVSEYRREAHLDSYGAGGLTVNKITITTTITTGPRRQRRHHQGH